The Candidatus Methylomirabilota bacterium genomic interval GCGTCCCCGGCCACTTTGCGCTGATTGATCGCGGGACCGTCAATCGGTAGGGATGTGCGCGAGCCGGGAGCCACGGCGGTGCTGGCGTAGCCGACGTGGGTGGCGAGTTGGGCGGTGCGCTCTTGCGAGGTGCAGACCGATCTGGGATCATGCCGCGGGATGCTCGTGCGGTTCTTCCGAACGTGGTGGATCGGCGGTTCGCTGATACGGCAGTTCGCCGTCGTCAGCCTGATCGTCACCTGCCTGACGACAGCCGCGCTGGTGACGTTGACCTTCTACAATGTGCGGAAAGACCTGCTCGATTGGGAGTGGAGTCTCACAGCAAACTACATCCGAAAAGCGGCCCGCGCTTACCTCACGCCGGCCGACTTCGAGTCACCGAGTAGCCCGAACGCTCAGCGACACTTCCAGCAACTCTACCAACAGACGATCCTGATGCCGGACATTGTCAGGGTGAAGATCTACGACGACACGATGGCCGTGGTGTGGTCCGATGAGTCGCGCTTGATTGGTCAGCGTTTCCCCGACAACCCGCAGCTGGTGGGAGCGCTGGCCGGGCGAACGATGGTCAATCTCGAGATGGGCAAAAAGAAGGGAGAGAATGTCTACGAGCGCGACAATTTGCCGGAGCTGGTCGAGGTGTACGTGCCGATCGTGTTCCCGGGGGCCTCCAGGGTGATCGGTGTCATCGAGACCTACAAGGAGCTTGACCAGGTTTTCATGAACATTCGCAGGGCGCAGCTCACCGTCGCCACCACCGCCCTCGCCGGCGCATCGCTGATCTACTGTTCGCTTTTCTGGGTCGTCCGTCGGGCCTCCCACCGGATCGAGCATCAACGCCAAACCCTCGAACAGCGGACGTGGGAGCTGACTGCCGCCAACGAGGAACTGCGGAACGTCCAGGTCCAGCTGCTCCAGGCCGAGCGGATGGCGGCGATTGGCGCGGTGGTCACCGCCGTCGCGCACGGTATCCGCAACCCGCTGGCCAACATCCGCGCCGCCGCCCAGGTCGCCCTCCTGGATTGCCGCGAGGGCGGGGGCTCGCCGCTGACGGCGAAGAATCTGGTCAGCGTCATGTCCGAGGTCGACCGGCTGGGGGGCAGAATCAAAGACCTGTTGCAATTCGTCCGGCCCGCTGAACGGCGGAGCGAGCCACTGGACCTGAACAACGTCATCCGCGCCAGTCTCCGGATGACGGCCGGACGCATTGCCTCCGCCAACATCGCGGTCGTTGAGCAGCTGGCCCCCGCGCTGCCCTCCATCATGGGAGACGCCATTCTGCTCGAGCAGGTCTTTCTGGGCCTGATCAGCAACGCCATCGAGGCCATTGCCGACGGCTCCCGGACCATCACCATCAGCAGCGGTATCAGCGACGACGGCGCCGGCGGCGCCCAGGTCTTTGCGGAAGTCCACGACACCGGTTGCGGTATCCGTCCCGAAGAGATGTCAAAGATCTTCGAGCTGTTCTACACGACCAAGCCGCAGGGGACCGGGCTGGGACTGGCTCTGGCCAAGAAGTTCATCGAGGCGCACGATGGCTCCATCGCCGTGCAGAGCCGTCCGGGTGGAGGCTCCGTGTTCCGGGTGACCTTTCCCGTCAAGCCCGCCTGACCCATGGTCCCCCTGATTCTCGTGATCGAAGACGAAACCGTCTTGGCCGAAGCTATCTCGACGTACCTGGAGCGACACAAGTACACGACCTCGGTCGCTCACTCTGGCGAAGAGGGGGTCCGGATCGCCGAGCAGATCAGTCCAGAAGTGGCCGTGGTCGACATCAAACTTCCCGGCATCGACGGGCTCGACGTGCTGCGGCGGCTCCGCGAACTATCGCCGACCACCGAGGTCATCATGATGACCGCCCACGCCTCGGTCGCTTCTGCGCTGGAAGCCATGAAGCTCGGCGCGTTCGACTATTTGACGAAGCCCGTCGACCTCGACGAGCTCCGGGTGATCGTGGACAAAGCCTCGGCGCATCTGCGCATGCGCCGGGAACTGTCCTATCTCAAGGAGCGGCACCAGACCGTCGGGCACATCTCCCGAATCGTGGGGGAGTCGGCCTCGATTTGCGCGCTGAGAAGCCAGATCGAGCGGATCGCCGCTCTGGAAGCGCCGGAGGGCGGCGTCGCCCCGACGGTGCTGATCCGCGGCGAAACCGGTACGGGCAAAGACATGATTGCCCGCTCG includes:
- a CDS encoding ATP-binding protein: MLVRFFRTWWIGGSLIRQFAVVSLIVTCLTTAALVTLTFYNVRKDLLDWEWSLTANYIRKAARAYLTPADFESPSSPNAQRHFQQLYQQTILMPDIVRVKIYDDTMAVVWSDESRLIGQRFPDNPQLVGALAGRTMVNLEMGKKKGENVYERDNLPELVEVYVPIVFPGASRVIGVIETYKELDQVFMNIRRAQLTVATTALAGASLIYCSLFWVVRRASHRIEHQRQTLEQRTWELTAANEELRNVQVQLLQAERMAAIGAVVTAVAHGIRNPLANIRAAAQVALLDCREGGGSPLTAKNLVSVMSEVDRLGGRIKDLLQFVRPAERRSEPLDLNNVIRASLRMTAGRIASANIAVVEQLAPALPSIMGDAILLEQVFLGLISNAIEAIADGSRTITISSGISDDGAGGAQVFAEVHDTGCGIRPEEMSKIFELFYTTKPQGTGLGLALAKKFIEAHDGSIAVQSRPGGGSVFRVTFPVKPA